One genomic region from Streptomyces sp. Li-HN-5-11 encodes:
- a CDS encoding TetR family transcriptional regulator encodes MKTAGTAEAAPRPGLRERKKQRTRDALVRAALELFTTQGYERTTVDEIAEAVDVSQRTFFRYFAGKEDAAFAVQDMTEAHFVESLRARPPGEAPLDALRQAVLEGWDTINEAVVSVVPVELYLRMLRVIESTPVLLAAHLRRSLETEEQIARLLAAREGVDVDADPRPRLAVAAFGGVMRLTGRQWSTGEDFSLEAIRALTARYLDQVGPALAGNWRTPGRS; translated from the coding sequence ATGAAGACGGCGGGGACCGCGGAGGCGGCGCCGCGGCCGGGGCTGCGCGAGCGCAAGAAGCAGCGCACCCGGGACGCGCTGGTGCGGGCCGCGCTCGAACTGTTCACCACCCAGGGGTACGAACGGACGACCGTCGACGAGATCGCGGAGGCCGTCGACGTCTCGCAGCGCACGTTCTTCCGCTACTTCGCCGGCAAGGAGGACGCCGCCTTCGCGGTGCAGGACATGACGGAGGCGCACTTCGTCGAGTCGCTGCGCGCCCGCCCGCCCGGGGAGGCCCCGCTGGACGCGCTGCGCCAGGCGGTGCTGGAGGGCTGGGACACGATCAACGAGGCCGTGGTGAGCGTCGTACCCGTGGAGCTCTACCTGCGCATGCTCCGGGTGATCGAGTCGACGCCCGTCCTGCTCGCCGCGCATCTGCGCCGTTCGCTGGAGACCGAGGAGCAGATCGCACGCCTGCTCGCCGCACGCGAGGGCGTCGACGTGGACGCCGACCCGCGGCCGCGGCTGGCGGTGGCCGCTTTCGGCGGGGTGATGCGGCTGACGGGCCGCCAGTGGAGCACGGGCGAGGACTTCAGCCTGGAGGCGATCCGGGCGCTCACGGCCAGGTACCTCGACCAGGTGGGGCCGGCCCTGGCGGGGAACTGGCGTACGCCTGGCCGATCTTGA